A region of Odocoileus virginianus isolate 20LAN1187 ecotype Illinois chromosome 11, Ovbor_1.2, whole genome shotgun sequence DNA encodes the following proteins:
- the DFFB gene encoding DNA fragmentation factor subunit beta isoform X2, whose amino-acid sequence MSAVLRKPKTFKLRSLHSEKKFGVAGRSCEEVLRKGCQHLQLPIPGSRLCLYEDGTELTGDYFRSAPDNSELVLLTADQTWQGFVSDISRFLSVFQEPHAGVIQAARQLLSDEKAPLRQKLLADLLGTVSENITAETRAEDPPWFEGLESRFRSKSGYLRYSCESRIRSYLREVTSGASLVGAEAREEYLRLVGSMQQKLQAAQYNSSYFDRGAKAGRRLCTPEGWFSCQGPFDVDDCISRHSINPYSNRESRVLFSTWNLDHVWILCRLSHQV is encoded by the exons ATGTCGGCGGTGCTCCGGAAGCCCAAGACGTTTAAGCTGCGGTCCCTGCATAGTGAGAAGAAGTTTGGGGTGGCGGGCAGGAGCTGCGAGGAAGTGCTGCGGAAGGGGTGCCAACACTTGCAG ctCCCCATCCCTGGTTCCCGCCTGTGTCTCTATGAGGATGGCACAGAATTGACTGGAGATTACTTCCGGAGTGCCCCCGACAACTCGGAGCTCGTGCTTCTCACTGCCGACCAGACCTGGCAGGGCT TCGTGAGTGACATCAGCCGCTTCCTGAGCGTGTTCCAGGAGCCACACGCGGGCGTCATCCAGGCTGCCCGGCAGCTGCTCTCAGACGAAAAGGCCCCACTGCGGCAGAAGCTGCTGGCCGACCTGCTGGGCACCGTCAGCGAGAACATCACGGCCGAGACCAGGGCCGAGGACCCGCCGTGGTTTGAAG GCTTGGAGTCCCGGTTTAGGAGCAAGTCTGGCTATCTGAGATACAGCTGCGAGAGCCGGATCCGGAGCTACTTGAGAGAG GTGACCTCTGGCGCCTCCCTGGTGGGCGCAGAGGCTCGTGAGGAGTACCTGCGGCTCGTGGGCTCCATGCAGCAGAAGCTCCAGGCCGCCCAGTACAACAGCAGCTACTTCGACCGAGGGGCAAAGGCCGGCCGCCGGCTCTGCACCCCCGAAGGCTGGTTCTCCTGCCAG GGTCCTTTTGACGTGGACGACTGTATCTCCAGACACTCCATCAACCCCTACAGTAACCGGGAGAGCCGTGTCCTCTTCAGCACCTGGAACCTGGACCACGT gtggattctttgtcgtctgagccaccaggtgtaG
- the C11H1orf174 gene encoding UPF0688 protein C1orf174 homolog, translating into MRSRKLAGGVRSSARLRARSCSAASASAQDTHVATSARTACQTPSSHKATDRRTSKKFKYDKGHLVKSQLQKHGSDSAATPSETPGTHESLASTEDGASLLGKEAGGSAPPGTAGPLPGRCGTESNASPAETEDEPPPPRHGAPVGGESNGGCPARDGAALDLEQGPAAPLLMDSSALLDDDSNQPMPVSRFFGNVELMQDLPPVSSSCPSMSRREFRKMHFRAKDDDEDDADDAET; encoded by the exons CTGGCAGGTGGAGTGCGGTCCTCTGCGCGCCTCCGAGCCCGGAGCTGCTCAGCTGCGTCAGCCTCAGCCCAGGACACCCACGTCGCCACGTCTGCCCGGACAGCATGTCAG ACTCCCTCATCACACAAAGCCACCGACAGGCGGACGTCCAAGAAGTTCAAGTATGACAAAGGTCACCTTGTGAAGTCACAACTCCAAAAACACGGGAGTGACAGCGCTGCCACGCCCTCTGAGACCCCGGGTACACACGAATCTTTGGCATCAACTGAGGATGGGGCATCACTTCTGGGAAAGGAAGCTGGCGGCTCCGCTCCTCCGGGGACAGCTGGTCCCCTCCCGGGACGCTGCGGAACCGAGAGCAATGCCAGCCCGGCAGAGACTGAGGACGAGCCGCCCCCACCACGACATGGGGCCCCTGTGGGAGGAGAGTCCAACGGTGGCTGCCCCGCTAGGGACGGGGCGGCGCTGGACCTGGAGCAGGGCCCCGCGGCCCCACTGCTCATGGACAGCAGCGCCCTACTGGACGACGACAGCAACCAGCCAATGCCTGTGAGCCGCTTCTTTGGAAACGTGGAGCTCATGCAG GACCTCCCACCAGTGTCTTCATCCTGCCCTTCCATGAGCAGACGCGAATTTCGGAAAATGCATTTCAGAGCCAAAGACGATGATGAGGATGACGCCGATGATGCGGAAACGTAG
- the DFFB gene encoding DNA fragmentation factor subunit beta isoform X1, whose translation MSAVLRKPKTFKLRSLHSEKKFGVAGRSCEEVLRKGCQHLQLPIPGSRLCLYEDGTELTGDYFRSAPDNSELVLLTADQTWQGFVSDISRFLSVFQEPHAGVIQAARQLLSDEKAPLRQKLLADLLGTVSENITAETRAEDPPWFEGLESRFRSKSGYLRYSCESRIRSYLREVTSGASLVGAEAREEYLRLVGSMQQKLQAAQYNSSYFDRGAKAGRRLCTPEGWFSCQGPFDVDDCISRHSINPYSNRESRVLFSTWNLDHVIEKKRAVVPALAAAVHDAEGREVDWEYFYRLLFTLENLKLVHIACHKKTTHKLHCDPSRVYCAPAAPRRKRPARQCP comes from the exons ATGTCGGCGGTGCTCCGGAAGCCCAAGACGTTTAAGCTGCGGTCCCTGCATAGTGAGAAGAAGTTTGGGGTGGCGGGCAGGAGCTGCGAGGAAGTGCTGCGGAAGGGGTGCCAACACTTGCAG ctCCCCATCCCTGGTTCCCGCCTGTGTCTCTATGAGGATGGCACAGAATTGACTGGAGATTACTTCCGGAGTGCCCCCGACAACTCGGAGCTCGTGCTTCTCACTGCCGACCAGACCTGGCAGGGCT TCGTGAGTGACATCAGCCGCTTCCTGAGCGTGTTCCAGGAGCCACACGCGGGCGTCATCCAGGCTGCCCGGCAGCTGCTCTCAGACGAAAAGGCCCCACTGCGGCAGAAGCTGCTGGCCGACCTGCTGGGCACCGTCAGCGAGAACATCACGGCCGAGACCAGGGCCGAGGACCCGCCGTGGTTTGAAG GCTTGGAGTCCCGGTTTAGGAGCAAGTCTGGCTATCTGAGATACAGCTGCGAGAGCCGGATCCGGAGCTACTTGAGAGAG GTGACCTCTGGCGCCTCCCTGGTGGGCGCAGAGGCTCGTGAGGAGTACCTGCGGCTCGTGGGCTCCATGCAGCAGAAGCTCCAGGCCGCCCAGTACAACAGCAGCTACTTCGACCGAGGGGCAAAGGCCGGCCGCCGGCTCTGCACCCCCGAAGGCTGGTTCTCCTGCCAG GGTCCTTTTGACGTGGACGACTGTATCTCCAGACACTCCATCAACCCCTACAGTAACCGGGAGAGCCGTGTCCTCTTCAGCACCTGGAACCTGGACCACGT AATAGAAAAGAAGCGTGCGGTTGTGCCCGCGCTGGCCGCGGCCGTCCACGACGCAGAGGGGAGAGAGGTGGACTGGGAGTACTTCTACCGCCTGCTCTTCACCTTGGAGAACCTCAAGTTAGTCCACATCGCCTGCCACAAGAAGACCACCCACAAACTCCACTGCGACCCCAGCAGGGTCTACTGCGCCCCAGCGGCACCGCGGAGGAAGCGGCCTGCCCGCCAGTGCCCGTGA